From Pseudomonas sp. CCI4.2, one genomic window encodes:
- a CDS encoding MerR family transcriptional regulator: protein MTDSVNGPALDGGLQLDGLKQEELFPIREVSRMTGINPVTLRAWERRYGLIQPTRTDSGHRLYSQADIEEVRSILGWIERGVAVSKVGKILAKASVVIGVPGAVREDGSLKEWAEWQSQVRRATRAFDERRLEQLYGQIFSTYPMIVVFQAIFMPVWQEFLLHQDQFGQASEWLFLDAFLRGRTLQRLQMSRGTGETAVLLAALPGECRELELWVAGLLLGTTGTSISVLALGQPLEELSLVCEKTQPQVLVLYSNHPPTADLPRRLQRLALMLDCPVLLAGEASDLAQDSLVGSPIACLGSDGLVMQRRLQQFLAGHLDS from the coding sequence ATGACTGATTCTGTTAACGGCCCCGCTCTAGATGGCGGCCTGCAGCTAGACGGCTTGAAGCAAGAAGAATTATTTCCTATCCGCGAAGTGTCGCGCATGACCGGGATCAATCCCGTCACCTTGCGCGCATGGGAACGGCGGTACGGGCTTATTCAGCCTACCCGTACCGACAGCGGCCATCGCCTCTATTCCCAAGCTGATATTGAAGAAGTTCGCAGCATTCTTGGCTGGATCGAGCGCGGCGTAGCGGTCAGTAAGGTCGGTAAAATCCTCGCCAAAGCCAGCGTCGTCATAGGCGTGCCCGGTGCTGTCCGGGAAGATGGGTCACTCAAGGAGTGGGCTGAATGGCAATCACAGGTGCGCCGTGCGACGCGAGCGTTCGACGAGCGCCGTCTGGAGCAGTTATACGGTCAAATATTCTCGACGTATCCGATGATCGTGGTGTTCCAAGCTATTTTCATGCCCGTGTGGCAAGAGTTCTTGTTGCATCAGGACCAGTTTGGCCAAGCGAGTGAATGGCTATTTCTTGATGCGTTTCTGCGGGGACGAACCCTGCAACGTCTGCAGATGTCCCGCGGTACCGGAGAAACAGCCGTGTTGCTGGCCGCCCTACCTGGAGAATGCCGGGAGCTGGAGTTGTGGGTGGCGGGTCTGTTGTTGGGAACGACCGGTACCTCAATTAGCGTATTGGCCTTGGGTCAGCCGCTGGAAGAGTTAAGCCTGGTATGCGAAAAAACTCAGCCGCAGGTCTTGGTGCTGTATTCCAACCACCCACCCACCGCTGATCTGCCTCGACGCTTGCAGCGCTTGGCGTTAATGCTGGATTGCCCGGTGTTGTTGGCTGGCGAGGCATCGGATCTGGCGCAAGACAGTTTGGTAGGTTCGCCCATTGCGTGTCTTGGAAGTGACGGGCTTGTGATGCAGCGACGGTTACAGCAATTTTTGGCAGGGCATCTGGACTCGTAG